Within Spinacia oleracea cultivar Varoflay chromosome 4, BTI_SOV_V1, whole genome shotgun sequence, the genomic segment TtcagtgaaaaaaaaaattccatggaaaacattttccaaggaaAAACACCATTTCCGTCctaattttcctttgtttgattccttataagaaaaaaaaaagggggatggggggggggggggggggggggaaatgAGAGAAGATTGACGGGAAGGAGGAGGTAAGGAAAAAGGTGGAAAGTGAAAAAGTTATTTCTCTTCACTTCTAGGCTCCGTTTAGTTTggcgtaaaacattttcagtgaaaaataattttccatggaaaattttaaaatataattcgtcctaattttcctttgtttgattCCTTATAAGAAAAGTAATAAGAAAAAGGGAAATGAGAGAAGATTGATGGGAAGAAGGAAGAAAGTAAGGGTAAAAaatggaaaagtggaaaagtggtttccttcctttcaaatggtaaaggtttttccacctttgagggagttatggtaaattgttttccatccctaAGCCAAACTAAACAaggtaaaataattaaaaagggAAAATTtgttttctgttaaaacgttttacaccaaacaAAACGGAGCCTTACTATTCCTTTTTAACCTTATATACATGCAGGTGGGTGAGCTGGTTGAGAGGAGATTGAACCAGAGAAAGTGGAAATGGATATTACATGGTAATCCAGAAGATGAACTTCTGACATCAATCACACCAGTTTCAGAAGATGAATCCAATGAGAAGTATTCAGTGTTTCTGACAACAGCATCGGGGTCAATACTGGAGTATCAAATAGCAAAACAAACAGGTAAACAATCAGGAAATACAGAACAGCTCTCTTGAATAAGATAATGCAACAGCATTTTAGGCCATGTTTGTTTGAGATGTAGCATGAAAGAGAGGATTAATAACAAAGGTGTACTGTAAATATGAAAGAGATCGGTAATGGTGAAAAGCTGATGTAACACACCCTCCGTCCAGAATTAATCGTCACATAGTCCAAACCCCTCAAAATCAAGGATATGACATTTTTCAAAATGCCCTTTATTGAAGTGTAGCATGAAAGAGATCAGTTTTGGTGAAAATCTGATAAAACACTCCCTTTGTCCAGAATTAATTGTCAATAGTCCCAACCCCTCATAATGAAGGatatgacatttttttttaaatgcccTTTATTATTGGGTCATTCATCCTTCCAACCTTCGCCATCAATTATTAAATAGTGGCATGTTGGGAAATCTAATCATAAACCATCGGTGTATATATCATAAACGAGTATGTGTGACATTTAATGCTGGACAAAGGGTGAAGATGTGAAGTTCCATGGACTGTCTAGGGGGCTTGTACAAGAGATATGTGTCCAAAACCATTATGCACTTATCGGGTCTTAAACCTCCAAATAGTAGACCTGGTCACCTACAGCCCGACCCAGACCAAAAAAGTGCGGGTTTGGGTAGCCTATATAAAATTTTTAGACCAAAACCCAATCCAGGCCCGGAGAGCCTGTACCAAATTTATGGGGTTGGGCATGATTTTTGTGTGTGTGAAGCCCAGCCCGGCCCGAATTTGATCACCTCTACCTCCAATACACCTAAAAAAGGAAACTGATGTTTATATTTGTGATTTGTATGCTGATAGGAGTGGCTCAAGAAAACCAGCTAGAAGAGCCATGGGTAAACCATATGCATCCACCCCATGCAAAGGTAGCAAGAGGTGTAGCAGGGATACCATACCAATTTGGGAGGACCCTTTTCCCACTAGATGACGGCAGGATAGCAGAACTTCATCTATCAGGTTTAGGGGGTGAAAAATCAGGACcagatcatcatcatcaactaaGTATCAGAAAAAGAAGTCCATCTAAGTATGTTTGGTCAATATTAGATGCCCCTGAAACTGAAGGATGGAATGCAGAGTACTGTTCAGAGGAACGTGGGCCCACCAACTGCGTAATGGGTGTGAAAGAATATGAAACAGAAGATTTCACAAACACGAGAAGTATGACAAGAAGAAGGCGAAAGGGAATACAGCAGAATTACTTGATCCCTGGAATTTCTGACATCAAACTTGAAAAATCAGTGGAAGAAGAACAGAAAATGGAAGAGAATTGGGTGAATGTAAACTTTGGGATGAGAGTTATACAAGGAGGTAGATCATTTTTTCTGGTGTCAAATACGGGTTTGACTTATGAATATCTTTACAATGACAATGTAGGGTTGTGGCTGAAACATGATCACTTAACAGTTATGAGTGGTGCAGTTGGGAGTTATAATGGGAGTTTGTTTTTGGTTAATATTGATGGTACTTTGTTAATTAGAGAGAGAAGCAACAATGAGTTGCAGTGGATAAATTGTACTGCTATGAAGAAAGGGAAAGAAATAATTGGTGGCCCTCCATGGGATAGGATTCATGGTATAGGAAAGAAAATCACAGTAAATGATGCAATTTATTTCGTAAGCAAGAACGGAAGACTTCTGCAGTTTACTGTAAGTTGTGAAACACCGAAAAATTCAAATTACTTAAGTTTGCTAAAATGAATTTTCCAATtgaaaacaaacaaattttttttagttCTTCCCATCAAGGATTTAGCTAAAATGATCTTTCTGCTTTcccttttgaataaaatataaaacctgCACTAGTGTTCACAACAACTAGGACAACTACTTACTTCTCTGTCAAGAAATAATATTCATATACTCTCAGGATTTAGGATTTAGGATTTAGGATTTCGGAAAATGAATATCCTCTCATTATGCATTCAAAGAATAGTTTTCCGATATTTTACCACAATGGAGTTGATCCAATATTTCTCTTCTTGCGTTTTGCAAACCTTTTTCGTTGAACTTTTTCGTTAGTTTCCCCCACAAAACTTTCTAACCTCTCCGTCTTTTCTTGGCTCCCTTTTATATGATTTTTTCAAGTGTACTTATGTTATTTATTTGTCCTTATTTCTTTTTCGTTTttaactttacttatttttcttatCCCTTAAGCTATCtttcttaaatattttttctttactttcattaattccactttctccctcttccttgtttattcttttaacttccCGCTCCAATTTCTTGTTTGATTGgtcacaatgacgatctcctatgtCGATTCACTTTAGCCGGccccaaatcatttttgggactaaggctttgtgttattgttgttgttggagTTGATACACTGGACTAACATAAGACACTGTTGTCTAGGTTGCTCTCAGGAATTTCAAATGGAAAGACtgcaaaaaccctaaaaatacagAGATTGCAACAATAGTAGACCAGGAAGTATGTAGGGATAAGATAGTTTTTGTTATCGGAAGGAACGGACGATTGTATCAATATAATGGATTGTCTGGATTATGGCATGAACATCACCAATCTCAACACTTAGTTCTCTCAATATTACCTGGGacagctatgaggctatcagcAGTATCTTTGGAAAGCTCTTTGTTCATGATTTCAGGAGATGGTGGACTAATTGAATATCACTGGAACTCACTTGATGGATGGATATGGGTCGAACACGGCACACCGAATGGGGTGAGAATAGCTGGAGCTCCAGGCCCAAGTTTTGCGGGTCATCAGTTGTTCTTAGTTGGGTCAGACGGGAAGGTTTACCTAAGGCACTTCGACCAAGGAGAGTGGAAGTGGAGAGACTGTGGATTTCCAGATTTAGAAAGTATGTCAGTTGAGCAAGAAAGAGAGGAAAAGCTGAAGAATCGGAACGAAGAAAGCATGTGTGTGAATACTGATAGTCTGGATAATGCAGAAGAGGCTAAACTAAGGAAtactaacaaaatatgtgatccTAAGGTGAGTTTTAGATGTGTTTAATAAGGTGTCAGGGTATCATTTGGTTCATATGGGAAGTAGAATTTCCCATGAAATGCAAATTCATAGGAAATGAGTTCCTTAATTAAATTTAGGGGACCTTCCTAAAGTTGTTTGGTTAATAATGTGGGAAGTAACTTCCCATGGAAATTTCTACTCACCTAGGGGGACTAGGTAAGCAAATTCCCCTATTTTGTGGAAGTTGAAATTCCTGGGAAGTTTCACTTCCCCCATTTCATCAAAaaaatgtcaaccaaacaactcaCGAACTTTGCAATTCCCAAGAACTTTAACTTCCCATATTTTTGTACGCCAACCAAACAACACCTAAGTCTACTACATGGTTAATTGACATATGTGAGCTGTCTGCTCATACACAGGTAGCACCTACACGGGCAATTCATTCAGCGGAAAATAAAGTAATATTTGAGCTCAGGGATGGCAGAGTAAGCATTCCATCACAAAAAGATCATTTCTATACTTAGAAATTTATCCAATATAATTGCTAATCCAACACAAGTCAGTATTCACTATTCAGTTTAAAGCAGAAAATTCAATGGTTTCCATTGTATAAGAAAATTTTTGGTGCATGTGCAACATATTTGAATCTCATATATAGAAGAATGTTTGCACACTAACAATCATAGCTAAATGCAAACCTTGTCATATGACAGCTGGCAGAGATGCAACGAGTTGAGGACTCCGGTTGGATATGGTCAAAGATCATTGCAACTCCCACGAGCCTATGTATGGCAAATTTCTGGGGGGCTGCTGCTGCATCATGAAGCTGGAGAATACAGACATAAAAGCACTTTAAAGACTGTTACAAgcataatacttcgtattacaGAAAGCTCAATAGCTAGGAGATACTGAAACATACCATACTGTACATAGTAAAGCAATGACATCGAGCCTTCTTCCTTCGATTTAGCAGGACAAGATGGAGCTTAGAAGCATGAGCAACTAAGCGCGTAGTAACATACAGTTATCTCCAATGTACTCTGTATACTGTACAGTAACATACAAGGATAGATAGaactataaaaaaatattattatagTTAACCTGTAACCAAAAGTATTTCTGATATTAAAAGCAGTAATTTCAATGTTCAGATAAATGAACTTGTGGGTTCAGTACTTCAGTTCAGTCAGATAAATACAGAAGCGTACTGATGTATTAGTACTATTATATGCAATCAACTACACATGTACATTATTGTGCATATGTCATTACCATTTGTCTGTTTAGGTGTTGATTGAGAATTTTGGTAGTTTTATCCATTCTGGTTCCAAGTTTTCAGTAGCCAAATGACAGTTTAAAGGTAATAGATATGGAGTACTTCACAGTACTACAATAGCCAAACTGTGTTGTATTAGCCAAGCTTGTGCCTCAGGGAGTAGACCGAACAACTTGCTGAAAGTATTTGATGAAACACCAAACAGCCTACTGAAAGTTTTCGAAGCAAAACCAAAAAACCTAAATAAGCaaatcaaaacgaaaaggaAAAGCCTAATGTGGCTTGATATTGTTGATACCTTGAAACAAGAATTCAAAACCCTGAATCAACGCGAAAGGGAATAAAACAGTAACTAGTAGTCCTCAATTATTTATCTGGACTTGAAACATAAAGAATGGCTCTTTATATATAAAAGACCAAATCCAGCAAGCATATAACAAAACTGCAAGATGAGAAGGTTTCTCTTAAATCAACATAGACATTACTACTTAAACCAAAACACCAATATTAAACCTATTAACTCAATGACCTAAAAAATCAAGAAGCTACTAACTCTTGCTTCTTCACTTTCTTAGTACTGTTAATTTTATCGCCAGTCAGCAATCTTGACAAAGTATCAGCTTGCTTCGTATTTCCCTCTTCGTTCAGGGTCTTGATTAAACATCTGTCTCAATACTGCTAGTCTGGATAATGCAGAAGAGGCTAACTAAGAAAGACTAACAAAATCTGTGATCCTAAGGTGAGTTTCAGATGTGTTTAATAACTCTACTACATGGTTCACTAAAAAATTATGCATTATTAGAGACTGATTTTGAGACGGATACTATAAAAGTATAAACATCTCAAACTTGAGACGGGTTAGTAAAGTtgtctctaaattaaaattgagatggaATTGTGTGCATTGTTTCAAAAATTCCGCCTCAAATTTGAAATAGATTTGCCAATCCCGTCTCAAAAATTATGAGACGCCCTATTTCTGTCTCAAATCCGTCACTAATCATCGATTTGAGACGAATTTGGACTATTTAGAGACAAAATTCTTCAtctctataaaatgattattttgtagtgGTTAACTGGTTGTACCAGTTTGAACTGCAGCGATTAACTGATAtgtgagccatctgctcttacACAGGTAGCACCCACACGGGCAATTCAGTCAGCGGAAAATAAAGTAATATTTGAGCTCAGAGATGGCAGAGTAAGCATTCCATCACAAAAGGACCATTTCCTTACTTAGAAATTTATCCAATATAATTGCTAAAAACGAACACAACTCAGTATTCAGTTTATAGCAGAAAATCCAATGGTTTCCATTGTAAAAGGAGACAACATATTTGAATCTCATAGAAGAATGTTTGCACACTAACACAATCATAGCTAAATGCTCACCTTGTCATATGACAGTTGGCAGAGATGCAACGAGTTTAGGACTACGACTGGATATGGTCAAAGATCATTGCAACTCCCACAAACCTATGTATGGCACATTTCTGGGCTGCTGCTGCATCATGAAGCTGAGAATACAGACATAAAAGCACCTAAAGATTGTTCAAGCATAATACAGAAGTTCAATAGCTAGGAGATACTGAAACATACCATACTGTACATAGTAAAGAATTGACACCAGGCCTTCTTCCTTCCATCTAGCAGGACAAGATGAAGCTTAGAAGCATAAGCTACTAAGCGTGTAGTAACATACAGTAACATACAATTGTCTCCAATGTCTACTGTACAGTGACATACAAGGATAGAACTAtccaaaaaaaaacatctaGCAAACCTGTAACCAAAGTATTTCTGATATTAAAAGCAGTAACTTCAATGTTCAGATACATGGGATAAAAAAATTCAGTCAGATAAACACAGAATGCTACTGACGTACTAGTACTACTATAGTACTATATGTAATCAACTAAACATGTATCATTATTAGTTTAATACTGCGTGTATGTCATTAACATTTGTCCTTTGAAGTGTTGATTaagaatttttataattttttccatTCCTGTTCCAAGTTTTCAGTAGCCAAATGACAGTTTAAAGGAAATAGATACAGAGTACTTCACAGTACTTCAATAGCCAAACTGTGTTGCAGTAGCCAAGCTTGTACCTCGGGAAGTAAACCGAATAACCTGCTGAAATTATTTGATGAAAAACTACACCAAACACCGTACTGAAAGTTTTCGAGGCAAAACCAAAAACCtaaataacaaattaaaacGAAAAGGAAAAGCCAAATGTGGCTTGATATTGTTGATACCTCGAAACAAGAATTCAAAACCCTGAATAACGCGAAAGGGGAAAAAACAGTAACGAGTAGTCCTCAATTATTTATCCGGACTTGAAACATAAAGAATGGCTCTTTATATAAAAGACCAAATCCAGCAAGCATATAACAAAACTGCAAGATGATATGGTTTCTCTTAAATCAAAATAGACATTACTACTTAAACCAAAACACCAATATTAAACCTAAATTAATAACTCAATGACCTAAAAAAATCAAGAAGCTACTAACTCTTGCTTCTTCCCTTTCTTAGTAGTTAGTACTATGAATTTTAACACAAGTCAGCAATCTTGACAAAGTATCAGCTTGCTTCGTATTTCCCTCTTCGTTCAGGGTCTTGATTAGACTCTCGTATTGTTGTTCCTCTCAGCCACGCCACCTTTTAGTGATATTTTGCACAATATTGAGTATGCATTAAGAGTCTTACCAGCACTTAGAAGGGCATCCAACACCTTGTCATAGCTCGAAAAGTCCAACGTGAAATCTCTCTCCAAAGAATAATCTAGAAGTTTCAGAGCAGCGATTGTCTTCCCCTTATCACTGAGAACAGATAAAAGATTATCAATATTTGGTGAACACCCACTTTGCATTAGTAACTCAATTCTTCCAAGTGCTTCCTCAACATGACCTCTAATGAATAGAGCCTCCAAAATCTTTGCCGCCAAATCCATGTTTTTTGTAACCCTTTTCTCCAACATTACAGAAGCTCTCATATAACACGCGCTCCGTCCagaattaattgtcacatagtcCCAACCCCTCATAATGAAGGATATGACATAGTTCTCTTGATTCTTGAAGAAGATAATAAAACAGCATTTTAGTGTGAGATGTAGCATGAAAGAGAGGATTAATTAGTAATTACAAAGGCGTAAAATAAATATGAAAGAGATCAGTAATGGTGAAAATCTGGTGTAACACGCCCTCC encodes:
- the LOC110801166 gene encoding uncharacterized protein isoform X3 gives rise to the protein MSETYLLSIILVISLSLTWFAAFGSVTKTPPNPKINQYFRFDKKSDSWIPVKLPYNLVTCNNGNCTVVGSINQSPEKGDKTTRLKANKETYRRILPLRKRVSLTKMSDSSIWITGESGSIYERFWNGVQWVIAPHDLPVSVDPAISVFFVNQSILALSEAGFLYQMQLIENSQLVWTKLQPSVHQNLGEERELNMIKSGVVTKDGERIYFCTKNGSLLELVEAEPARWVNHGQPPGADVAAIADVGTIRSNLVFTISSAGDLYEHDKNSKPPWKKHIWRREGSAEEASLLPSRGCSGHGLAGASSISLFLLNKVGELVERRLNQRKWKWILHGNPEDELLTSITPVSEDESNEKYSVFLTTASGSILEYQIAKQTGVAQENQLEEPWVNHMHPPHAKVARGVAGIPYQFGRTLFPLDDGRIAELHLSGLGGEKSGPDHHHQLSIRKRSPSKYVWSILDAPETEGWNAEYCSEERGPTNCVMGVKEYETEDFTNTRSMTRRRRKGIQQNYLIPGISDIKLEKSVEEEQKMEENWVNVNFGMRVIQGGRSFFLVSNTGLTYEYLYNDNVGLWLKHDHLTVMSGAVGSYNGSLFLVNIDGTLLIRERSNNELQWINCTAMKKGKEIIGGPPWDRIHGIGKKITVNDAIYFVSKNGRLLQFTVALRNFKWKDCKNPKNTEIATIVDQEVCRDKIVFVIGRNGRLYQYNGLSGLWHEHHQSQHLVLSILPGTAMRLSAVSLESSLFMISGDGGLIEYHWNSLDGWIWVEHGTPNGVRIAGAPGPSFAGHQLFLVGSDGKVYLRHFDQGEWKWRDCGFPDLESMSVEQEREEKLKNRNEESMCVNTDSLDNAEEAKLRNTNKICDPKVAPTRAIHSAENKVIFELRDGRLAEMQRVEDSGWIWSKIIATPTSLCMANFWGAAAAS
- the LOC110801166 gene encoding uncharacterized protein isoform X4, with amino-acid sequence MPGPLCIVSGRVEKFKTGPRPTGCRAGLSCLSLLLLNLACLVVLFPIKCGQARPKTSCSCQVVLFSSAGQAGPFFFVPGGASGRTTAILLGLGYWCRSTMQLIENSQLVWTKLQPSVHQNLGEERELNMIKSGVVTKDGERIYFCTKNGSLLELVEAEPARWVNHGQPPGADVAAIADVGTIRSNLVFTISSAGDLYEHDKNSKPPWKKHIWRREGSAEEASLLPSRGCSGHGLAGASSISLFLLNKVGELVERRLNQRKWKWILHGNPEDELLTSITPVSEDESNEKYSVFLTTASGSILEYQIAKQTGVAQENQLEEPWVNHMHPPHAKVARGVAGIPYQFGRTLFPLDDGRIAELHLSGLGGEKSGPDHHHQLSIRKRSPSKYVWSILDAPETEGWNAEYCSEERGPTNCVMGVKEYETEDFTNTRSMTRRRRKGIQQNYLIPGISDIKLEKSVEEEQKMEENWVNVNFGMRVIQGGRSFFLVSNTGLTYEYLYNDNVGLWLKHDHLTVMSGAVGSYNGSLFLVNIDGTLLIRERSNNELQWINCTAMKKGKEIIGGPPWDRIHGIGKKITVNDAIYFVSKNGRLLQFTVALRNFKWKDCKNPKNTEIATIVDQEVCRDKIVFVIGRNGRLYQYNGLSGLWHEHHQSQHLVLSILPGTAMRLSAVSLESSLFMISGDGGLIEYHWNSLDGWIWVEHGTPNGVRIAGAPGPSFAGHQLFLVGSDGKVYLRHFDQGEWKWRDCGFPDLESMSVEQEREEKLKNRNEESMCVNTDSLDNAEEAKLRNTNKICDPKLSAHTQVAPTRAIHSAENKVIFELRDGRLAEMQRVEDSGWIWSKIIATPTSLCMANFWGAAAAS
- the LOC110801166 gene encoding uncharacterized protein isoform X2, with product MSETYLLSIILVISLSLTWFAAFGSVTKTPPNPKINQYFRFDKKSDSWIPVKLPYNLVTCNNGNCTVVGSINQSPEKGDKTTRLKANKETYRRILPLRKRVSLTKMSDSSIWITGESGSIYERFWNGVQWVIAPHDLPVSVDPAISVFFVNQSILALSEAGFLYQLIENSQLVWTKLQPSVHQNLGEERELNMIKSGVVTKDGERIYFCTKNGSLLELVEAEPARWVNHGQPPGADVAAIADVGTIRSNLVFTISSAGDLYEHDKNSKPPWKKHIWRREGSAEEASLLPSRGCSGHGLAGASSISLFLLNKVGELVERRLNQRKWKWILHGNPEDELLTSITPVSEDESNEKYSVFLTTASGSILEYQIAKQTGVAQENQLEEPWVNHMHPPHAKVARGVAGIPYQFGRTLFPLDDGRIAELHLSGLGGEKSGPDHHHQLSIRKRSPSKYVWSILDAPETEGWNAEYCSEERGPTNCVMGVKEYETEDFTNTRSMTRRRRKGIQQNYLIPGISDIKLEKSVEEEQKMEENWVNVNFGMRVIQGGRSFFLVSNTGLTYEYLYNDNVGLWLKHDHLTVMSGAVGSYNGSLFLVNIDGTLLIRERSNNELQWINCTAMKKGKEIIGGPPWDRIHGIGKKITVNDAIYFVSKNGRLLQFTVALRNFKWKDCKNPKNTEIATIVDQEVCRDKIVFVIGRNGRLYQYNGLSGLWHEHHQSQHLVLSILPGTAMRLSAVSLESSLFMISGDGGLIEYHWNSLDGWIWVEHGTPNGVRIAGAPGPSFAGHQLFLVGSDGKVYLRHFDQGEWKWRDCGFPDLESMSVEQEREEKLKNRNEESMCVNTDSLDNAEEAKLRNTNKICDPKLSAHTQVAPTRAIHSAENKVIFELRDGRLAEMQRVEDSGWIWSKIIATPTSLCMANFWGAAAAS
- the LOC110801166 gene encoding uncharacterized protein isoform X1 — encoded protein: MSETYLLSIILVISLSLTWFAAFGSVTKTPPNPKINQYFRFDKKSDSWIPVKLPYNLVTCNNGNCTVVGSINQSPEKGDKTTRLKANKETYRRILPLRKRVSLTKMSDSSIWITGESGSIYERFWNGVQWVIAPHDLPVSVDPAISVFFVNQSILALSEAGFLYQMQLIENSQLVWTKLQPSVHQNLGEERELNMIKSGVVTKDGERIYFCTKNGSLLELVEAEPARWVNHGQPPGADVAAIADVGTIRSNLVFTISSAGDLYEHDKNSKPPWKKHIWRREGSAEEASLLPSRGCSGHGLAGASSISLFLLNKVGELVERRLNQRKWKWILHGNPEDELLTSITPVSEDESNEKYSVFLTTASGSILEYQIAKQTGVAQENQLEEPWVNHMHPPHAKVARGVAGIPYQFGRTLFPLDDGRIAELHLSGLGGEKSGPDHHHQLSIRKRSPSKYVWSILDAPETEGWNAEYCSEERGPTNCVMGVKEYETEDFTNTRSMTRRRRKGIQQNYLIPGISDIKLEKSVEEEQKMEENWVNVNFGMRVIQGGRSFFLVSNTGLTYEYLYNDNVGLWLKHDHLTVMSGAVGSYNGSLFLVNIDGTLLIRERSNNELQWINCTAMKKGKEIIGGPPWDRIHGIGKKITVNDAIYFVSKNGRLLQFTVALRNFKWKDCKNPKNTEIATIVDQEVCRDKIVFVIGRNGRLYQYNGLSGLWHEHHQSQHLVLSILPGTAMRLSAVSLESSLFMISGDGGLIEYHWNSLDGWIWVEHGTPNGVRIAGAPGPSFAGHQLFLVGSDGKVYLRHFDQGEWKWRDCGFPDLESMSVEQEREEKLKNRNEESMCVNTDSLDNAEEAKLRNTNKICDPKLSAHTQVAPTRAIHSAENKVIFELRDGRLAEMQRVEDSGWIWSKIIATPTSLCMANFWGAAAAS